Proteins from a single region of Centropristis striata isolate RG_2023a ecotype Rhode Island chromosome 9, C.striata_1.0, whole genome shotgun sequence:
- the LOC131978407 gene encoding protein ENL-like isoform X4, translating into MSLNSFFFLWPIQYSILLSLIYPFQCEVQLNLELGHIAQLREKETPEDFTHDWTAFVRGPQTGDLQHLEKPKKVCFKYNLFLKPEGDHLRCETLTFNTPSKEFRRKLVKAGGVLVAEGAEAATRSGPDVPPSPPTKKIKTSHVSEMKTVLLCIQICSHVSNPAKTEVMAVAKLHKSTKTLHEQL; encoded by the exons ATGTCATTaaattcctttttctttctctggcCTATTCAGTACAGTATTTTACTCTCTTTAATCTACCCCTTTCAGTGTGAAGTTCAGTTGAATTTGGAGTTGGGTCACATAGCCCAGCTGAGGGAGAAAGAAACACCAGAAGACTTCACCCACGACTGGACTGCCTTTGTCCGAGGGCCACAGACTGGGGACCTCCAGCACTTG GAGAAGCCGAAAAAAGTGTGTTTCAAGTACAACCTCTTCCTTAAGCCAGAGGGTGACCACCTGCGCTGTGAGACCCTCACCTTCAATACCCCCAGCAAAGAATTCAGGAGGAAGCTGGTGAAAGCTGGAGGG GTGTTGGTTGCAGAGGGGGCTGAGGCTGCGACAAGGTCCGGTCCAGACGTCCCTCCTTCCCCCCCGACGAAGAAGATCAAGACCTCTCACGTGTCAGAG ATGAAGACGGTGCTTTTATGCATTCAAATTTGTTCTCATGTCAGCAACCCAGCAAAGACAGAAGTGATGGCAGTAGCCAAGCTGCACAAGTCGACCAAAACACTTCATGAACAGCTCTGA
- the LOC131978407 gene encoding protein ENL-like isoform X5: MSLNSFFFLWPIQYSILLSLIYPFQCEVQLNLELGHIAQLREKETPEDFTHDWTAFVRGPQTGDLQHLVEKVVFHLHDSYPNPKRIFREPPYEVNGSGSENFLMHIEFFLKNKEKPKKVCFKYNLFLKPEGDHLRCETLTFNTPSKEFRRKLVRPLTCQRLPPADLHVSKESPVSSSQL, encoded by the exons ATGTCATTaaattcctttttctttctctggcCTATTCAGTACAGTATTTTACTCTCTTTAATCTACCCCTTTCAGTGTGAAGTTCAGTTGAATTTGGAGTTGGGTCACATAGCCCAGCTGAGGGAGAAAGAAACACCAGAAGACTTCACCCACGACTGGACTGCCTTTGTCCGAGGGCCACAGACTGGGGACCTCCAGCACTTGGTAGAGAAAGTTGTCTTCCACCTGCATGACAGTTACCCCAACCCAAAGAGAA TATTCAGGGAGCCTCCGTACGAAGTGAATGGGTCGGGCTCCGAAAACTTCCTCATGCATATTGAATTTTTCTTGAAGAACAAG GAGAAGCCGAAAAAAGTGTGTTTCAAGTACAACCTCTTCCTTAAGCCAGAGGGTGACCACCTGCGCTGTGAGACCCTCACCTTCAATACCCCCAGCAAAGAATTCAGGAGGAAGCTGGTGA GACCTCTCACGTGTCAGAG gctgCCGCCAGCTGATCTCCATGTGTCCAAAGAAAGCCCTGTCTCTTCTTCTCAGCTGTGA
- the LOC131978407 gene encoding protein ENL-like isoform X2, which translates to MNRQCEVQLNLELGHIAQLREKETPEDFTHDWTAFVRGPQTGDLQHLVEKVVFHLHDSYPNPKRIFREPPYEVNGSGSENFLMHIEFFLKNKEKPKKVCFKYNLFLKPEGDHLRCETLTFNTPSKEFRRKLVKAGGVLVAEGAEAATRSGPDVPPSPPTKKIKTSHVSEMKTVLLCIQICSHVSNPAKTEVMAVAKLHKSTKTLHEQL; encoded by the exons TGTGAAGTTCAGTTGAATTTGGAGTTGGGTCACATAGCCCAGCTGAGGGAGAAAGAAACACCAGAAGACTTCACCCACGACTGGACTGCCTTTGTCCGAGGGCCACAGACTGGGGACCTCCAGCACTTGGTAGAGAAAGTTGTCTTCCACCTGCATGACAGTTACCCCAACCCAAAGAGAA TATTCAGGGAGCCTCCGTACGAAGTGAATGGGTCGGGCTCCGAAAACTTCCTCATGCATATTGAATTTTTCTTGAAGAACAAG GAGAAGCCGAAAAAAGTGTGTTTCAAGTACAACCTCTTCCTTAAGCCAGAGGGTGACCACCTGCGCTGTGAGACCCTCACCTTCAATACCCCCAGCAAAGAATTCAGGAGGAAGCTGGTGAAAGCTGGAGGG GTGTTGGTTGCAGAGGGGGCTGAGGCTGCGACAAGGTCCGGTCCAGACGTCCCTCCTTCCCCCCCGACGAAGAAGATCAAGACCTCTCACGTGTCAGAG ATGAAGACGGTGCTTTTATGCATTCAAATTTGTTCTCATGTCAGCAACCCAGCAAAGACAGAAGTGATGGCAGTAGCCAAGCTGCACAAGTCGACCAAAACACTTCATGAACAGCTCTGA
- the LOC131978407 gene encoding protein ENL-like isoform X3 has product MSLNSFFFLWPIQYSILLSLIYPFQCEVQLNLELGHIAQLREKETPEDFTHDWTAFVRGPQTGDLQHLVEKVVFHLHDSYPNPKRIFREPPYEVNGSGSENFLMHIEFFLKNKEKPKKVCFKYNLFLKPEGDHLRCETLTFNTPSKEFRRKLVKAGGVLVAEGAEAATRSGPDVPPSPPTKKIKTSHVSEAAAS; this is encoded by the exons ATGTCATTaaattcctttttctttctctggcCTATTCAGTACAGTATTTTACTCTCTTTAATCTACCCCTTTCAGTGTGAAGTTCAGTTGAATTTGGAGTTGGGTCACATAGCCCAGCTGAGGGAGAAAGAAACACCAGAAGACTTCACCCACGACTGGACTGCCTTTGTCCGAGGGCCACAGACTGGGGACCTCCAGCACTTGGTAGAGAAAGTTGTCTTCCACCTGCATGACAGTTACCCCAACCCAAAGAGAA TATTCAGGGAGCCTCCGTACGAAGTGAATGGGTCGGGCTCCGAAAACTTCCTCATGCATATTGAATTTTTCTTGAAGAACAAG GAGAAGCCGAAAAAAGTGTGTTTCAAGTACAACCTCTTCCTTAAGCCAGAGGGTGACCACCTGCGCTGTGAGACCCTCACCTTCAATACCCCCAGCAAAGAATTCAGGAGGAAGCTGGTGAAAGCTGGAGGG GTGTTGGTTGCAGAGGGGGCTGAGGCTGCGACAAGGTCCGGTCCAGACGTCCCTCCTTCCCCCCCGACGAAGAAGATCAAGACCTCTCACGTGTCAGAG gctgCCGCCAGCTGA
- the LOC131978407 gene encoding protein ENL-like isoform X1 yields the protein MSLNSFFFLWPIQYSILLSLIYPFQCEVQLNLELGHIAQLREKETPEDFTHDWTAFVRGPQTGDLQHLVEKVVFHLHDSYPNPKRIFREPPYEVNGSGSENFLMHIEFFLKNKEKPKKVCFKYNLFLKPEGDHLRCETLTFNTPSKEFRRKLVKAGGVLVAEGAEAATRSGPDVPPSPPTKKIKTSHVSEMKTVLLCIQICSHVSNPAKTEVMAVAKLHKSTKTLHEQL from the exons ATGTCATTaaattcctttttctttctctggcCTATTCAGTACAGTATTTTACTCTCTTTAATCTACCCCTTTCAGTGTGAAGTTCAGTTGAATTTGGAGTTGGGTCACATAGCCCAGCTGAGGGAGAAAGAAACACCAGAAGACTTCACCCACGACTGGACTGCCTTTGTCCGAGGGCCACAGACTGGGGACCTCCAGCACTTGGTAGAGAAAGTTGTCTTCCACCTGCATGACAGTTACCCCAACCCAAAGAGAA TATTCAGGGAGCCTCCGTACGAAGTGAATGGGTCGGGCTCCGAAAACTTCCTCATGCATATTGAATTTTTCTTGAAGAACAAG GAGAAGCCGAAAAAAGTGTGTTTCAAGTACAACCTCTTCCTTAAGCCAGAGGGTGACCACCTGCGCTGTGAGACCCTCACCTTCAATACCCCCAGCAAAGAATTCAGGAGGAAGCTGGTGAAAGCTGGAGGG GTGTTGGTTGCAGAGGGGGCTGAGGCTGCGACAAGGTCCGGTCCAGACGTCCCTCCTTCCCCCCCGACGAAGAAGATCAAGACCTCTCACGTGTCAGAG ATGAAGACGGTGCTTTTATGCATTCAAATTTGTTCTCATGTCAGCAACCCAGCAAAGACAGAAGTGATGGCAGTAGCCAAGCTGCACAAGTCGACCAAAACACTTCATGAACAGCTCTGA